GGCAATAAAACCAATGTAGCTGAAATAGGTGGAACCTTAAAAACAATAAGAAATAATAAAGATATTACAATAACAATTAAGTTTAAAAGTCCAAATAAAAACAATAACAATGAAGCTGTGAAGGTTAATCATATCGATCTTATTGCCGGAGATGTTATGGGCAAAGCTTTTCCAGAAACGGCTGAATACACGAAAGATACAAATGAAACCACAAAGGTTATAAAGCGATTTAATAACAGTGACTGGAAAGTGGTCGACGGGTGGAATGCTATAACGTATACTGTAAAAAATGTGAATAAGGATATGTATTTCCGATTAAGAGGAACAAACATGGCAGTAAATACGCTCAATGAAACAGACGCGGATGGAAATCCGCTTGCAGATGAATTAGTAGGTGATAACAATGCTACTAAAGCTTATGCTGACCTTTGGTTCTATTCTAATCCGATTTTTGTAAGCGTGAGTAAATAAAGTTTAATTTATACTGAGGCATGTATTCAAGAAAAAATTTTGATTACGAATTGAAGGAACTTTGTGTTATTAATAACTCAGAGTTCCTTCAATTATAATATAATACTTATATATAAATACTAACTATAATAATAAAATAATTATGGTATAATTTTGATGAAACGTTTTGTCTGAGGTATTAGGGTATCGCAAACATTGTCGGCGGCTGGTGCTACCCCTAGTAATTGGTTCAATACCCAAACAAGGAGTACTCTGAATCCGGGTCGTTTAAATCGCATGATACATAATATGAGTTTTTTAACAGAGCCTTTTAATCTAAAAAGACTTTTCGTCGAAGGATTTGTAAAAGTAAATACTAATTTAGAACTTAACAAATTATTCGAAAAAGGAGACTTTGTATGGCTATAAATGTTAAGCTAGAGCAAGTCAGTAAAAGTTATGGCAAAAAAACAGTGTTGAATGACGTAGACTTGACCATAAAAGAAGGACAGATATATGGTTTAATTGGTCCATCTGGAGCTGGGAAAACCACGTTGGTCAAAACTATTGTGGGGATGGAAAAGGTTGATGTTGGTACCGTTAAAGTATTGGATACCAAAATGCCTAACTTAAAAGTACTACAAAACATAGGCTATATGGCTCAGTCAGATGCTTTATATCCAGAGCTAACAGCACAAGAAAATCTCCAATTCTTTGCATCTATTTTCAAAATTAGCAAAACAGAACGTAAGGAACGAATGCTTTATGTAGCAGATTTAGTTAATCTAAGAGAAGAACTAAATAAAAAGGTGTCTGCTTATTCTGGGGGAATGAAACGGAGGTTATCACTAGCAATAGCCTTTATTCAAAACCCCAAAGTGCTTATATTGGATGAACCTACAGTGGGAATAGACCCTGAATTAAGATTATCAATTTGGAATGAATTAATACGTCTTAAAAAGGAAGAAAAGAAAACTATCGTAGTTACAACTCATGTTATGGATGAAGCAGAAAGATGCGATTGCCTTGCTATGATTAGAGAGGGGAAAATCCTAACAAGCGGTTCTCCTAAAGAATTAAAGGATAATTATAATGTAACTAGTTTAGAAGAGGTGTTCTTAAAGGCAGGAGGTATCATATAGTGAGAATAACTGCGTTAGTTAAAAGAATTTTTCAGCAGATGCTAAGAGATAAAAGGACATTGGGGTTATTGTTTGTTGCTCCACTATTAATACTAACTCTAATGCATTTCTTATTTAACGGGAACACGGTGAATCCTAAGTTAGGGGCAATTAATATTGATAAAAGCCTTATCTCGGACCTGGAAAAGGTAAACATAGATATTAAAAAATATGATGGTATTTCGAAGGATATAATTGATAGAGACAAACTTGACGGGTTATTGGAGATGAAGAATGATAAGCTACAGCTAACTTTGGAAAACAGTCAACCTACAGTATCTAGAGTGATAGAGGCGAAAGTAAATCAAGTAGTAATCTCACAGAACATGCAGAGACATTTTGCTACTCTACAAAGTCAAATGAAGCAATTTGGGAATAGAACTACATTGCCAAATAATGTTCAAAAGGACAATGCTCAAGACAATATTAATGTTATCTATGTTTATGGTAATGAAGATACTAATTTTTTTGATATATTAAATCCAGTTTTAATAGGATTCTTTGTTTTCTTTTTTGTTTTCATTATATCTGGAATCGGTCTACTTAGGGAAAGAACTACAGGAACACTTGAAAGATTGTTAGCTACTCCAATTCAAAGAGCTGAAATAGTATTAGGGTACTTAATAGGATATGGAGCATTTGCTGTAATTCAAACTATTATTGTTGTGCTATTTTCAATTAATGTATTAAGTGTTGTTCTTGTAGGTTCTATCTGGAGCGTAATAACCATTAACTTAATATTAGCATTAGTAGCATTATCACTAGGAACTTTGTTATCAGCGTTCGCTGCCTCAGAATTTCAAATGATGCAGTTTATACCTATTATTATTGTTCCACAGATATTCTTTGCGGGGATTTTTCCTACAGAGAATATGGCTACATGGCTACAATCTGTTGCAAAAATAATGCCTATATATTATGCAGCTGATGCTTTGAAAAGTGTAATGTATAAAGGCTTTGATTTAAGTCAAGTTAGTGGAGATATATGCGCACTATCTATATTTGCAGTGATTTTTATTATACTCAATGTTTTTGCATTAAAAAAATATCGAAAAATATAAGGTTTATTATATTCAAGGCAGATTAATATACTAGGGAATTCCTATACAGTAGGCATTTTACTAGTTTTACTGTCATTTGGGCTTTATCAATAATTAGATTATCATAATGTTGATATAGAAAATTATTTCTAGTTACAAATTATTGTTATAAAGCCAGTATTCATCGGTATTATAGATATTCTATAATGTTATAGAATATTAGATAAAGTTCAATTATGAAAAAATGTATAATTATAAGAAAAAAGTCGCATTGGCGGCTTTTTTTAGTTATGTATAATTTTTTATAGTAGGACGAAAAAATTGGCTATTTTGCGATACACCTAAGGGTGCTGATGCAAGTGCAATTATTTACAGTTTGGTAGAAACAGCTAAAGCAAACAACCTCAATGTTTACTCTTATTTAAATTACCTACTTCTTTATATGCCAGGTATGGAATACAAAAAATATCCTGAGCTTATGGATGGCATGATGCCTTGGTCAGAAAGAGTGCAGAAGGAATGTAAAAAATAAC
This region of Clostridium sp. BNL1100 genomic DNA includes:
- a CDS encoding ABC transporter permease — protein: MRITALVKRIFQQMLRDKRTLGLLFVAPLLILTLMHFLFNGNTVNPKLGAINIDKSLISDLEKVNIDIKKYDGISKDIIDRDKLDGLLEMKNDKLQLTLENSQPTVSRVIEAKVNQVVISQNMQRHFATLQSQMKQFGNRTTLPNNVQKDNAQDNINVIYVYGNEDTNFFDILNPVLIGFFVFFFVFIISGIGLLRERTTGTLERLLATPIQRAEIVLGYLIGYGAFAVIQTIIVVLFSINVLSVVLVGSIWSVITINLILALVALSLGTLLSAFAASEFQMMQFIPIIIVPQIFFAGIFPTENMATWLQSVAKIMPIYYAADALKSVMYKGFDLSQVSGDICALSIFAVIFIILNVFALKKYRKI
- a CDS encoding ABC transporter ATP-binding protein — translated: MAINVKLEQVSKSYGKKTVLNDVDLTIKEGQIYGLIGPSGAGKTTLVKTIVGMEKVDVGTVKVLDTKMPNLKVLQNIGYMAQSDALYPELTAQENLQFFASIFKISKTERKERMLYVADLVNLREELNKKVSAYSGGMKRRLSLAIAFIQNPKVLILDEPTVGIDPELRLSIWNELIRLKKEEKKTIVVTTHVMDEAERCDCLAMIREGKILTSGSPKELKDNYNVTSLEEVFLKAGGII